A genomic segment from Gracilimonas sediminicola encodes:
- the ccoS gene encoding cbb3-type cytochrome oxidase assembly protein CcoS, producing the protein MEVIYLLIAFSLMVALIFLGLFFWAVKSGQFDDQYTPSMRVLFDDTNSNKKTTNHKNRDE; encoded by the coding sequence ATGGAAGTAATTTACCTGCTTATTGCCTTCAGTTTAATGGTCGCTTTAATCTTCCTGGGATTGTTTTTCTGGGCAGTGAAAAGCGGACAGTTCGACGATCAGTACACTCCATCGATGCGGGTACTTTTTGACGATACGAATTCAAACAAAAAAACAACTAACCACAAAAATCGGGATGAGTAA
- the ccoN gene encoding cytochrome-c oxidase, cbb3-type subunit I: MSSLETFHYDNEIVRKFGIATIIWGLIGFIVGLTIALKLIYPDFLGFIPELSYGRLRPLHTNAVIFAFAGNAIFYGVYYSLPRLCKASMWSEKLSNIHFWGWQAIIVSAVLTLPFGINTSKEYAELEWPIDIAITLIWVIFGINMIMTILKRREKHLYVAIWFYIATFITVAVLHVVNSFEMPATFLKSYPIYAGVQDALVQWWYGHNAVAFFLTTPFLGIMYYFIPKAANRPIFSYRLSIVHFWSLIFIYIWAGPHHLLYTALPGWAQALGTVFSLMLIAPSWGGMLNGLLTLRGAWDRVREDPVLKFLVVGVTAYGMVTFEGPMLSIANVNAIAHYSDYIIGHVHNGALLWNGGLTFAMLYYITPKIYKTKLYSVKLANVHFWFATLGAIFYVIPMYWGGITQSLMWKQFTAEGLLQYPNFLETVTQIIPMYALRAVGGTLFIIGAAIGSYNIFKTARQGSLEKSEVDEAQAIINPAEGHKESWHRRLESRPIQMTVLVLVVILIGGIVEYVPTALVKSNVPTIESVKPYTPLEIEGRDIYIAEGCNNCHSQMIRPFRSETERYGEYSKAGEFVYDHPHLWGSKRTGPDLHRLGGKYPDSWHVRHMYDPTSTSPGSIMPAYPWLFTQDMDKESIPARINALRSVGVPYVEGYEEIAIRDLEAQAQEITQGLKENGFDQIEGIQITSDKKIIAIIAYMQRLGVDIKGEENPWESLPSSDRIQANFKPQEE; this comes from the coding sequence ATGTCATCATTAGAAACCTTTCATTACGATAACGAAATCGTCCGGAAATTCGGGATAGCCACTATCATCTGGGGCTTAATCGGGTTTATCGTTGGGCTAACCATCGCCCTGAAACTAATTTATCCGGACTTCCTCGGCTTTATACCGGAGCTGTCTTATGGCCGGCTGCGACCGCTGCATACCAATGCTGTGATCTTCGCCTTTGCCGGAAACGCCATATTTTACGGGGTCTATTATTCACTTCCACGGCTTTGTAAAGCCAGTATGTGGAGTGAGAAACTCAGTAATATTCACTTTTGGGGCTGGCAGGCTATTATTGTTTCGGCCGTATTAACCCTTCCTTTCGGGATTAACACCAGTAAGGAATATGCTGAGCTGGAATGGCCTATTGATATCGCCATCACTCTTATTTGGGTGATTTTCGGTATTAACATGATCATGACCATCCTCAAGCGTCGTGAAAAACACCTGTACGTAGCCATTTGGTTCTACATTGCTACTTTTATCACCGTGGCTGTACTGCACGTGGTTAACTCTTTTGAAATGCCGGCCACTTTCCTGAAAAGTTATCCGATTTACGCCGGTGTTCAGGATGCCCTGGTTCAGTGGTGGTATGGTCACAATGCGGTGGCATTCTTCCTTACCACGCCCTTTTTGGGGATTATGTATTATTTCATCCCGAAAGCAGCGAATCGACCTATTTTTTCCTATCGGTTATCGATCGTTCACTTCTGGTCACTGATTTTCATTTATATCTGGGCCGGACCTCATCACCTGCTTTATACTGCACTGCCGGGATGGGCGCAGGCCTTGGGTACGGTTTTCAGTTTAATGCTGATTGCACCCAGCTGGGGTGGTATGCTTAACGGTTTGCTTACCCTTCGCGGAGCCTGGGATCGGGTTCGTGAAGATCCCGTTCTCAAATTCCTCGTAGTGGGTGTTACCGCTTACGGTATGGTTACTTTTGAAGGCCCCATGCTTTCCATCGCTAACGTAAATGCCATTGCTCACTACTCCGATTACATTATCGGTCATGTGCATAACGGTGCCCTGCTCTGGAATGGTGGTTTAACCTTTGCGATGCTGTATTACATTACACCGAAGATCTACAAGACCAAGCTTTATTCTGTGAAGCTGGCCAACGTCCACTTCTGGTTTGCTACACTTGGTGCCATCTTCTATGTGATCCCTATGTACTGGGGTGGAATCACTCAAAGTTTGATGTGGAAACAATTCACTGCTGAAGGTCTTCTGCAATATCCAAACTTCCTGGAAACCGTAACTCAGATCATCCCCATGTATGCGCTGCGTGCGGTAGGAGGAACGCTCTTCATTATAGGAGCAGCTATCGGTAGCTATAATATCTTTAAAACTGCCCGCCAGGGTTCGTTGGAGAAATCTGAAGTGGATGAAGCTCAGGCAATCATTAACCCGGCAGAGGGACATAAAGAAAGCTGGCACCGTCGCCTTGAGTCCCGCCCGATCCAAATGACAGTATTGGTATTGGTTGTAATTTTGATTGGCGGTATTGTGGAATACGTCCCAACGGCTCTTGTGAAATCAAATGTGCCTACCATTGAAAGCGTGAAGCCTTACACTCCGCTGGAAATTGAAGGCCGTGATATTTACATCGCCGAAGGTTGTAATAACTGCCACTCGCAGATGATTCGTCCTTTCCGCTCCGAAACCGAGCGTTACGGCGAATATTCCAAAGCCGGTGAGTTTGTTTACGATCACCCACACTTATGGGGATCAAAACGTACCGGCCCCGACCTGCACCGTTTAGGCGGCAAGTATCCGGATTCCTGGCACGTGCGTCACATGTATGACCCGACGTCTACTTCACCGGGCTCCATCATGCCGGCGTATCCATGGCTCTTCACTCAGGATATGGACAAAGAATCCATTCCGGCTCGTATTAATGCGCTCAGAAGTGTAGGCGTGCCTTATGTGGAAGGCTATGAAGAAATTGCCATTCGCGATCTGGAGGCACAGGCTCAGGAAATAACCCAAGGGTTGAAAGAAAATGGCTTTGATCAGATTGAAGGAATTCAGATCACTTCCGACAAGAAAATCATCGCCATTATTGCCTACATGCAGCGGCTGGGAGTTGACATTAAAGGGGAAGAAAACCCCTGGGAGTCACTTCCATCCAGCGACCGTATCCAGGCAAACTTCAAACCGCAGGAGGAGTAA
- a CDS encoding cbb3-type cytochrome oxidase subunit 3, which translates to MYKNVLRAIEDIGIYPSISLILFFTFFVVMLIYLIKKGKHHWDDAARLPLEDDKMNYNQSEQ; encoded by the coding sequence ATGTACAAGAATGTATTACGTGCGATCGAAGATATTGGGATTTACCCGAGCATCTCCCTCATTCTGTTTTTCACCTTTTTTGTGGTCATGTTGATTTACCTGATCAAGAAAGGAAAACATCATTGGGATGATGCCGCACGCCTCCCCCTCGAAGACGACAAGATGAACTATAACCAATCAGAGCAATGA
- a CDS encoding cbb3-type cytochrome c oxidase N-terminal domain-containing protein yields MKILDDEKDLLLDHEYDGIRELDNHMPVWWLWLFYFTIAWGVGYMVYYYMLGGPSQEELYEMEMAAAEEKYNLDSGGGTEPQGESDFTWAYLDDEARIEEGKEIFMSNNNLCYTCHGSNGEGLVGPNLTDDLWIHGCSADEMAASIIEGFPDKGMIAYGSGAPMSNEKVQSLISYIASIQGTDPAGAKAADMSRAQPCTIE; encoded by the coding sequence ATGAAAATATTAGACGACGAAAAAGATCTGCTACTCGACCACGAGTACGATGGAATCCGTGAACTGGACAATCATATGCCTGTTTGGTGGTTATGGTTGTTCTACTTCACCATTGCGTGGGGTGTAGGCTACATGGTGTATTATTATATGCTGGGTGGTCCTTCTCAGGAAGAACTCTACGAGATGGAAATGGCTGCCGCCGAGGAAAAGTACAACCTGGACAGTGGCGGTGGTACAGAACCTCAGGGTGAGTCTGACTTTACCTGGGCGTACCTCGATGACGAGGCCAGAATTGAGGAAGGGAAGGAAATCTTTATGAGTAACAACAACCTTTGCTACACCTGCCACGGCAGTAATGGCGAAGGACTTGTTGGCCCTAACCTCACCGACGATCTCTGGATCCACGGTTGCTCTGCTGATGAAATGGCTGCCAGTATCATCGAAGGCTTTCCGGATAAAGGAATGATTGCCTACGGAAGTGGCGCACCCATGTCGAACGAAAAGGTCCAAAGCCTGATCAGCTATATTGCCTCCATACAGGGAACCGACCCTGCCGGGGCAAAAGCCGCTGACATGAGCCGCGCTCAACCCTGTACAATTGAGTGA
- the ccoG gene encoding cytochrome c oxidase accessory protein CcoG → MASLEEKRRIDKKQFRDHLATVSEEGKRNWIYPKKPSGRHYKARNVVAVLLLAFFFSGPFITINGNPLLLLNIIERKFVIFGVAFWPQDLHLLVFGMLAFILFVVLFTTIFGRLWCGWACPQTIFMEMVFRRIEYWIEGDAADQIRLNKKPWNFEKIWKKTTKHGVFFGIAFLISNMFLAYIIGPDQLFEIITDPPSEHLAGLSSMIIFSGVFYGVFAFMREQVCHFVCPYGRMQSVMLDNNSINVMYDYKRGETRASVKDRYQLENRKATLEDLGFSANETFGDCIDCYQCVKVCPMGIDIRNGTQLECVHCTACIDACDSVMDKIDKPRGLIRYSSENAIKEGEQKVLTPRVAGYSGILIVLLATFITLLTLRPNTETSILREPGTLYQELPNNMYSNIYNLKVLNKTFEDLDFELRLESPEGEIVSLGNVDIIPSQNSAEGRFLVKLPESELSGSQTELTFGVYSNGEKLETITSGFLGPASNSNN, encoded by the coding sequence ATGGCATCGTTAGAGGAAAAAAGAAGAATAGATAAGAAACAGTTTCGCGACCACCTTGCTACCGTTAGCGAGGAAGGCAAGCGCAACTGGATTTATCCAAAAAAACCAAGCGGCAGGCATTACAAAGCACGCAATGTGGTGGCTGTACTTTTACTTGCCTTTTTCTTCTCCGGACCGTTTATCACCATTAACGGTAATCCCCTGTTGCTGCTGAATATCATTGAGCGCAAATTTGTAATCTTCGGGGTTGCTTTCTGGCCGCAGGATCTGCATCTGCTCGTTTTTGGGATGCTGGCCTTTATCCTGTTTGTGGTTCTGTTTACCACCATCTTTGGCCGACTTTGGTGCGGATGGGCTTGCCCCCAAACCATTTTTATGGAAATGGTTTTCCGACGAATAGAATACTGGATTGAGGGAGATGCCGCTGACCAAATCCGGCTCAACAAAAAGCCCTGGAATTTTGAGAAAATCTGGAAAAAGACGACCAAACACGGAGTCTTCTTTGGCATTGCCTTCCTGATTTCGAATATGTTCCTGGCTTACATTATCGGCCCCGATCAGTTGTTTGAAATCATCACAGATCCACCTTCTGAACATCTTGCCGGTTTAAGCTCCATGATTATTTTCAGCGGGGTCTTTTACGGCGTATTTGCATTTATGAGAGAACAGGTTTGTCATTTTGTGTGCCCGTATGGACGGATGCAATCCGTGATGCTCGACAATAACTCCATCAACGTGATGTACGATTACAAACGTGGAGAAACCCGGGCCAGCGTTAAAGACCGGTATCAGCTGGAAAACCGAAAAGCCACACTCGAAGATTTAGGCTTCAGCGCCAATGAAACTTTTGGTGACTGTATTGACTGTTACCAATGCGTGAAGGTTTGCCCGATGGGAATCGACATCCGTAACGGGACTCAACTTGAGTGTGTGCATTGTACCGCATGTATTGATGCCTGTGATTCTGTAATGGACAAGATTGATAAACCCAGGGGACTTATCCGGTACTCTTCGGAGAACGCAATCAAAGAAGGAGAACAAAAAGTACTTACCCCACGGGTTGCCGGTTATTCAGGCATTCTGATTGTTCTGTTAGCCACATTCATTACGCTGCTAACCTTACGTCCGAACACGGAGACTTCTATTTTGCGTGAGCCCGGAACTTTATACCAGGAACTTCCAAACAATATGTACAGCAATATTTATAACCTCAAAGTACTGAACAAAACCTTTGAAGATCTTGACTTCGAGCTACGACTTGAAAGCCCCGAAGGGGAAATTGTATCGCTTGGAAATGTGGATATTATTCCTTCCCAAAATTCTGCCGAAGGGCGTTTTTTAGTGAAACTACCGGAGAGTGAACTATCCGGATCGCAAACCGAACTTACCTTTGGTGTATACTCAAATGGCGAAAAACTTGAAACCATAACCTCCGGATTTTTAGGTCCGGCAAGCAACAGCAATAATTAA
- a CDS encoding FixH family protein, translated as MKKFNWGTGIVLAVTLFVIATLSVVSYLISLDFYLVSNDHYQEGVEYQQTIDKKQRAENLENPVVVLFDEPTVSIKLMFPKEILTDSLSGNVTFYRPNNPELDKRYKLNLDQEGRQSIPVGEFEEGRWKLTVEWQSDSLLYIEEKNIFI; from the coding sequence ATGAAAAAATTTAACTGGGGAACCGGAATTGTATTGGCGGTTACCTTATTTGTGATTGCCACTTTGAGTGTAGTAAGCTACCTCATCTCGCTGGACTTTTACCTTGTATCCAATGATCATTATCAGGAAGGCGTTGAGTACCAGCAGACCATCGATAAAAAGCAGCGGGCAGAAAACCTCGAAAATCCGGTTGTGGTACTCTTCGATGAACCCACGGTTTCCATCAAGCTGATGTTCCCGAAAGAAATTCTAACAGATTCCCTCTCCGGTAACGTTACATTCTATCGACCCAATAACCCCGAGTTGGATAAAAGATATAAGCTCAACCTTGATCAGGAAGGCCGGCAATCAATACCCGTGGGTGAGTTTGAGGAAGGCCGATGGAAGCTAACCGTAGAGTGGCAATCTGATTCTCTGCTGTACATAGAAGAGAAGAATATTTTCATATAA
- a CDS encoding sulfite exporter TauE/SafE family protein, translating to MELWTGFTLGLLGSFHCIGMCGPIALAIPGQNRSTGAMLFRGILYNLGRILTYAFIGFVFGILGLGATIAGYQNALSIVLGVLVIVFAVFPHIKLPAKVSSVYTDFTTRITRHISGLYKSNSRFSSFFIGLLNGFLPCGFVVTALAAALITSTTFHSALYMALFGLGTLPVMLMMNMAPGFISPKLRSKLRPFSSYFAIIIGLLLIWRGYSMMTGGHAMMH from the coding sequence ATGGAACTCTGGACCGGTTTTACCTTGGGGCTTTTAGGCAGTTTTCACTGCATTGGCATGTGCGGTCCCATTGCATTAGCTATACCGGGCCAAAATCGGTCAACCGGAGCCATGCTGTTTCGGGGGATACTCTATAACCTGGGACGCATACTTACCTATGCATTTATAGGCTTTGTGTTTGGGATTTTAGGTCTGGGCGCAACTATTGCCGGATACCAAAATGCGCTGTCTATAGTACTTGGGGTGCTCGTCATTGTATTCGCGGTTTTTCCTCACATAAAACTTCCCGCTAAAGTAAGTTCGGTTTATACGGATTTCACCACAAGAATAACCCGACATATTTCCGGCCTGTACAAAAGCAATTCACGATTTTCATCGTTCTTTATAGGATTGCTGAATGGCTTCCTCCCCTGCGGATTTGTGGTAACCGCTCTTGCAGCTGCTTTAATTACATCGACTACCTTTCACAGTGCTCTTTACATGGCATTGTTTGGATTGGGTACCCTGCCTGTGATGTTGATGATGAATATGGCTCCGGGATTTATCTCTCCAAAGCTTCGATCTAAATTACGCCCCTTCTCTTCCTATTTTGCCATTATCATTGGTTTGTTATTGATCTGGCGCGGGTATTCCATGATGACCGGCGGACATGCAATGATGCATTAA
- a CDS encoding HAD family hydrolase, which produces MSQLNPKFIYFDLDDTLLDHKKAEQAGLRDVHQHFDMFNGISEDNLLETYHHINKGLWEEYGRGEIDRHELHRRRFSETFQELGLDENMHEEAGKVYMNYYRNHWEWIAGAREAYVAVAEKYEVGIITNGFAETQRLKIDQFNLKETARQIVISEDVGVMKPDPRIFDHSTKLAGVNREDILYVGDSFTSDVVGGSKANWKVAWYTQTPIEQGYKLADLIFDDFDELLNKLGI; this is translated from the coding sequence TTGTCACAACTGAATCCTAAATTCATTTATTTTGACTTAGATGACACGCTCCTTGATCACAAAAAGGCAGAACAAGCCGGACTCAGAGATGTGCATCAGCATTTTGATATGTTTAATGGTATTTCGGAAGACAACCTTCTGGAAACCTATCATCATATAAACAAAGGATTATGGGAAGAATACGGGCGGGGAGAAATTGACAGGCATGAACTACACCGGCGCCGATTTTCTGAGACCTTTCAGGAACTTGGCCTGGATGAGAATATGCATGAAGAAGCCGGTAAAGTTTATATGAATTATTACCGGAATCATTGGGAATGGATTGCTGGTGCCAGAGAAGCGTATGTAGCAGTAGCTGAAAAATATGAAGTAGGTATCATCACCAATGGATTTGCTGAAACCCAGCGCCTGAAAATTGATCAGTTTAATTTAAAAGAGACCGCCCGTCAAATTGTCATTTCTGAGGATGTTGGGGTGATGAAGCCGGATCCCAGAATCTTTGACCATTCCACAAAGTTAGCCGGGGTGAATCGGGAAGATATTCTGTATGTGGGAGATTCCTTCACGTCCGATGTGGTGGGTGGTTCCAAAGCAAACTGGAAAGTAGCCTGGTACACCCAAACACCGATTGAGCAAGGCTATAAGTTAGCCGACTTAATTTTCGATGATTTTGATGAGCTTCTGAATAAGCTTGGGATCTGA
- a CDS encoding LemA family protein — protein sequence MKAKFWIILGVIALFVFYGISVNNSLVSQEENVNSAWAQVENQYQRRADLIPNLVNTVRGAADFESETLTEVIEARSRATSVNIDASDLNNPQAFQQFQEAQSQLSGALSRLLVTVERYPELKANQNFRDLQAQLEGTENRIATERRRFNQAAQAYNTKVRRFPASMIASIAGFEQKEYFQADEGAQEAPTVDFSN from the coding sequence ATGAAAGCTAAATTTTGGATTATTCTCGGAGTTATTGCACTCTTCGTTTTTTATGGAATCAGCGTTAATAACAGCCTGGTTTCCCAGGAAGAAAATGTAAACAGCGCCTGGGCTCAGGTAGAAAATCAATATCAACGCCGTGCCGACCTCATTCCTAATCTCGTAAATACGGTTCGCGGTGCTGCAGATTTTGAGTCTGAAACCCTGACTGAAGTAATTGAAGCACGCAGCCGTGCCACTTCTGTAAATATTGACGCCAGCGACCTGAACAATCCACAGGCTTTCCAACAATTCCAGGAAGCCCAGAGCCAGTTAAGCGGCGCCCTCTCCCGGTTATTGGTAACGGTTGAACGATATCCGGAATTAAAAGCCAATCAGAATTTCAGGGACCTTCAGGCACAACTTGAAGGAACCGAGAACCGAATTGCCACCGAACGGCGGCGCTTTAACCAGGCCGCGCAGGCTTACAACACCAAAGTACGCCGGTTCCCCGCTAGTATGATTGCCTCCATCGCCGGCTTTGAGCAGAAGGAATACTTCCAGGCCGATGAAGGAGCCCAGGAAGCCCCAACCGTAGATTTCAGCAATTAA
- a CDS encoding TPM domain-containing protein, whose translation MAKFLTEEQEKSIIESIKEAEKETSGEIRVHIEKKCSAESPLQRAQEVFGELKMHETELRNGVIVYVAWKDHKVAIWGDQGIHEKVGQEFWEEELKLILDYFKKEDYETGLSEVILQIGQKLKEYFPYQKDDVNELSNQISYTKEDKQDESDA comes from the coding sequence ATGGCCAAATTTCTTACCGAAGAGCAGGAAAAATCAATTATTGAATCTATTAAGGAGGCAGAGAAAGAAACCTCCGGAGAAATCAGGGTTCACATCGAAAAAAAGTGCAGTGCTGAATCTCCCTTACAGCGGGCGCAGGAAGTCTTTGGCGAGCTGAAGATGCACGAAACCGAATTACGAAACGGTGTGATCGTTTATGTGGCCTGGAAAGATCACAAGGTTGCCATTTGGGGAGATCAGGGTATCCACGAAAAAGTGGGACAGGAATTTTGGGAAGAGGAACTCAAACTAATTCTCGACTACTTTAAAAAAGAAGACTATGAAACCGGTTTAAGTGAAGTGATCCTGCAAATCGGGCAAAAACTCAAAGAATATTTTCCTTATCAAAAAGACGATGTGAATGAGCTTTCAAATCAGATCAGCTATACTAAGGAAGACAAACAAGACGAGAGCGATGCGTAG
- a CDS encoding TPM domain-containing protein — protein MRRLLSLFLFLSLTVSAFSQDFLPDRPTGMVNDFADMLSSSEERRLENKLRSYRDTTTNAFVIATIESLQNYPIEDVATNLFNSWDIQYEQRNNGVLILISEQDREMRIEVGYGLEGAIPDIMANRIINDVMTPSFRAGDFYGGLNQATDILIDLAAGEFEGFPERRTSSDDEGIPIDLIILFIILIFFLVSKGKGGKGGRRHSLGSNGIIFFGGGFGSGGGSSFGGGGGGFGGFGGGGGFSSGGGGASGGW, from the coding sequence ATGCGTAGATTATTAAGCCTGTTCCTATTTTTAAGTTTAACCGTAAGCGCATTCAGTCAGGATTTTTTGCCGGACCGCCCCACCGGAATGGTGAATGACTTTGCCGATATGCTCTCTTCTTCTGAAGAACGACGGCTTGAGAATAAACTGCGCAGCTACCGTGATACCACAACCAATGCTTTTGTGATTGCAACCATTGAAAGCCTGCAGAATTACCCCATTGAAGATGTAGCTACCAATCTATTCAACTCCTGGGATATACAGTATGAGCAGCGCAATAATGGCGTTTTAATTTTGATTTCTGAACAGGACCGGGAAATGCGCATCGAAGTTGGATATGGACTGGAAGGTGCTATCCCCGATATCATGGCAAACCGGATTATCAATGATGTAATGACCCCGAGCTTCCGCGCCGGGGATTTCTATGGCGGACTGAACCAGGCTACGGATATTCTTATTGATTTAGCTGCCGGTGAGTTTGAAGGGTTTCCGGAACGCAGAACTTCTTCCGACGATGAGGGCATTCCCATTGACCTGATCATCCTTTTTATCATCCTCATTTTCTTCCTGGTTTCTAAAGGGAAAGGAGGAAAAGGTGGTCGCCGGCACTCTCTTGGCTCCAACGGTATTATCTTCTTTGGCGGAGGATTTGGCAGCGGCGGAGGCAGTTCCTTCGGAGGCGGTGGTGGCGGCTTCGGTGGTTTTGGCGGCGGTGGAGGCTTCAGCTCCGGCGGCGGCGGTGCCAGCGGCGGCTGGTAA
- a CDS encoding trans-sulfuration enzyme family protein produces the protein MKTKIKPTLESVAVHAGEGKKDQYGSHATPIYQTSTYVFDDVEAGAKAFRHEEGGASHVYSRLGNPTVEALERAVCELETYSLDNPEDYAGMAFGSGMAAITTGIIALAKGGHIVAQDALYGCTSQFLKEEVPVMGMSCSFADMSDLFQVEMELKKHPETKLIYLESIANPTMTVADIKALSQLAEEYGAKLMVDNTFATPYHIRPFELGADVVVHSTTKYIGGHGSVIGGVMVAKKEVYEESEAALFRKNLGGIAGPMDAWLTLNGVKTLPLRMKKHAENGMKVARFLEDHPKVDHVFYPGLESHPQHALASSIMKDGYGGMIAFELVGGYEAGVSLMNNVKLCTLAVSLGAVDTLIQHPASMTHSIVDEDLKKQAGITDGLVRISVGIEGAEDIIADLEQALEIQN, from the coding sequence ATGAAAACGAAGATTAAACCCACATTAGAATCCGTTGCCGTACATGCCGGAGAAGGGAAAAAAGATCAATATGGGTCACACGCAACGCCCATTTATCAAACATCCACCTATGTTTTTGATGATGTAGAAGCCGGCGCTAAGGCTTTTCGTCACGAAGAGGGCGGGGCAAGCCACGTTTATTCCCGACTGGGAAATCCAACTGTTGAAGCTCTTGAAAGAGCAGTTTGTGAGTTGGAAACCTATTCGCTGGACAATCCTGAAGATTACGCCGGAATGGCTTTTGGTAGCGGCATGGCCGCCATTACAACGGGAATTATTGCACTTGCCAAAGGAGGACATATTGTAGCTCAGGATGCTCTGTATGGCTGTACCAGTCAGTTTTTGAAAGAGGAAGTTCCGGTGATGGGAATGAGCTGCTCGTTTGCCGATATGTCTGATTTATTTCAGGTTGAAATGGAACTGAAAAAGCATCCGGAAACCAAACTCATCTACCTTGAAAGTATCGCCAATCCTACGATGACGGTTGCGGACATAAAAGCACTTTCGCAACTGGCGGAAGAGTATGGCGCTAAACTGATGGTCGATAATACATTTGCCACTCCGTATCACATTCGTCCGTTTGAATTAGGAGCCGATGTTGTCGTTCATTCAACAACAAAATACATAGGCGGACATGGCTCGGTTATTGGCGGGGTGATGGTTGCCAAAAAAGAAGTGTATGAAGAATCGGAAGCAGCTCTGTTCAGAAAAAATTTGGGAGGCATTGCCGGACCTATGGATGCCTGGCTTACCCTGAATGGAGTCAAAACGCTGCCGCTTCGAATGAAGAAACATGCCGAAAATGGTATGAAAGTAGCCAGATTCCTTGAGGATCATCCAAAAGTGGATCATGTTTTTTATCCGGGACTTGAGTCACACCCACAACATGCTTTGGCATCTTCCATTATGAAAGACGGATATGGAGGAATGATTGCCTTTGAACTGGTAGGTGGTTACGAGGCTGGTGTATCGCTGATGAACAATGTAAAGCTGTGCACGCTGGCGGTAAGCCTGGGAGCTGTCGATACCCTGATTCAGCATCCTGCTTCTATGACGCACTCTATTGTAGATGAGGACTTAAAAAAGCAGGCCGGTATCACTGACGGGCTGGTACGCATTTCCGTTGGCATTGAAGGTGCAGAAGACATCATCGCCGACCTCGAGCAAGCGTTGGAAATTCAAAATTAG
- a CDS encoding Lrp/AsnC family transcriptional regulator has translation MSTPKLDATDKKIIAILQQEGRMANNELAKRIELTTTPTLERVRRLEREGIIEGYSAKVNKESVGRGFTAFVKVTLSVHQLNLLEEFTSAIKEIPEILACYHTTGDGDFLLHVVAKDTKDYEQLMRNKLTTLPDVERLHTSIVLNTIKDQSPIPVYDENED, from the coding sequence ATGTCAACTCCCAAGCTTGATGCCACCGACAAAAAGATTATCGCCATTCTTCAGCAAGAGGGAAGGATGGCTAATAACGAGCTGGCCAAAAGAATTGAACTAACAACCACGCCTACTTTAGAGCGGGTTCGCCGATTAGAGCGGGAAGGGATTATTGAAGGATATAGCGCCAAGGTTAATAAAGAGTCAGTCGGCCGGGGCTTCACGGCTTTTGTGAAAGTAACCTTAAGCGTTCACCAGCTAAACTTGCTGGAAGAGTTTACCTCTGCCATAAAAGAGATCCCCGAAATACTAGCCTGTTACCACACCACAGGCGATGGTGATTTTTTACTGCACGTGGTTGCTAAAGACACCAAAGATTATGAGCAGCTTATGCGAAATAAGCTGACGACCCTGCCCGACGTTGAACGTCTGCATACCAGCATTGTGCTGAATACCATTAAAGATCAATCTCCAATTCCAGTTTATGATGAAAACGAAGATTAA